In Triticum urartu cultivar G1812 chromosome 6, Tu2.1, whole genome shotgun sequence, the following proteins share a genomic window:
- the LOC125517466 gene encoding pollen-specific leucine-rich repeat extensin-like protein 2 isoform X2, with protein sequence MYEYDGSPDNPLRHSPVELTEEDIVSMSTLLVNGKYEDCSIVGLSPFCKINPAPKANSDFWKVKYDHEAAKKAKAAAMNTKKTTQKSKKKKKTTAEDLMKLDDSSDSEDDTGASQAGEPEHESRREVEIEDEPAVVPEQTPRKRPNEEVSHSSGNSSQTQFRAFKTAPGGQAKSKKAKPTKPVEDPPALASEPARPPSPLTVAPEDPPIVHEANPPEPSLVKNTITPSAAGPSSSTDPPSPRVQDVQITGSRYVEPGNPTVLARCTAKQEALERWKVRLDVANYDRLNASDILSGYLSHVHSSRDSEIEMVKQLQLKYEVCSFRFTNIPSAPKSVDYERNRITCRLTI encoded by the exons ATGTATGAATATGACGGAAGCCCAGACAACCCTCTTCGTCACAGCCCAGTTGAACTCACCGAAGAAGACATTGTTTCGATGTCAACCCTTTTGGTAAATGGGAAGTACGAAGATTGCAGTATTGTTGGGTTGAGTCCCTTCTGCAAGATTAATCCGGCGCCAAAA GCCAATTCTGACTTCTGGAAGGTGAAATATGaccacgaagctgccaagaaggcgaaagCCGCCGCTATGAACACCAAGAAGACGACCCAgaaatcaaagaagaagaagaaaactacTGCTGAGGATTTAATGAAGCTTGATGACTcgtctgactcggag gatgacactggggctaGTCAAGCCGGGGAAccagag CATGAAAGCCGTCGTGAAGTTGAGATCGAAGATGAGCCGGCTGTCGTCCCTGAACAGACCCCTCGGAAACGTCCGAACGAG gaggtgtctcaTTCCTCGGgcaactcatcacaaacacaatttcgggctttcaagactgctcctgg CGGTCAAGCTAAGTCCAAGAAAGCGAAGCCAACAAAACCAGTGGAAGACCCGCCAGCACTGGCATCTGAGCCGGCTAGGCCACCTTCTCCATTAACTGTCGCCCCAGAAGACCCGCCTATTGTTCATGAAGCAAATCCTCCAGAGCCATCCCTTGTCAAGAACACTATTACCCCTTCTGCAGCTGGTCCATCAAGCTCAACCGACCCACCGTCTCCCCGtgttcaagatgttcaaattactgggagccGCTATGTTGAGCCGGGGAACCCGACGGTATTGGCACGGTGCACAGCTAAGCAAGAAGCTTTGGAGAGGTGGAAGGTTCGTCTTGATGTTGCCAACTATGACCGTCTTAATGCCAGTGAtatcttatccggctatctcagtcatgtacactccagtcgtgattctgagattgagatggtcaagcagcttcaATTGAAGTATGAGGTATGTAGTTTCCGGTTTACgaatattccttcagcccccaagtctgtAGATTATGAGAGAAACAGAATAACCTGTAGACTTACAATATAG
- the LOC125517466 gene encoding pollen-specific leucine-rich repeat extensin-like protein 2 isoform X1, whose translation MYEYDGSPDNPLRHSPVELTEEDIVSMSTLLVNGKYEDCSIVGLSPFCKINPAPKANSDFWKVKYDHEAAKKAKAAAMNTKKTTQKSKKKKKTTAEDLMKLDDSSDSEDDTGASQAGEPEQQHESRREVEIEDEPAVVPEQTPRKRPNEEVSHSSGNSSQTQFRAFKTAPGGQAKSKKAKPTKPVEDPPALASEPARPPSPLTVAPEDPPIVHEANPPEPSLVKNTITPSAAGPSSSTDPPSPRVQDVQITGSRYVEPGNPTVLARCTAKQEALERWKVRLDVANYDRLNASDILSGYLSHVHSSRDSEIEMVKQLQLKYEVCSFRFTNIPSAPKSVDYERNRITCRLTI comes from the exons ATGTATGAATATGACGGAAGCCCAGACAACCCTCTTCGTCACAGCCCAGTTGAACTCACCGAAGAAGACATTGTTTCGATGTCAACCCTTTTGGTAAATGGGAAGTACGAAGATTGCAGTATTGTTGGGTTGAGTCCCTTCTGCAAGATTAATCCGGCGCCAAAA GCCAATTCTGACTTCTGGAAGGTGAAATATGaccacgaagctgccaagaaggcgaaagCCGCCGCTATGAACACCAAGAAGACGACCCAgaaatcaaagaagaagaagaaaactacTGCTGAGGATTTAATGAAGCTTGATGACTcgtctgactcggag gatgacactggggctaGTCAAGCCGGGGAAccagag CAACAGCATGAAAGCCGTCGTGAAGTTGAGATCGAAGATGAGCCGGCTGTCGTCCCTGAACAGACCCCTCGGAAACGTCCGAACGAG gaggtgtctcaTTCCTCGGgcaactcatcacaaacacaatttcgggctttcaagactgctcctgg CGGTCAAGCTAAGTCCAAGAAAGCGAAGCCAACAAAACCAGTGGAAGACCCGCCAGCACTGGCATCTGAGCCGGCTAGGCCACCTTCTCCATTAACTGTCGCCCCAGAAGACCCGCCTATTGTTCATGAAGCAAATCCTCCAGAGCCATCCCTTGTCAAGAACACTATTACCCCTTCTGCAGCTGGTCCATCAAGCTCAACCGACCCACCGTCTCCCCGtgttcaagatgttcaaattactgggagccGCTATGTTGAGCCGGGGAACCCGACGGTATTGGCACGGTGCACAGCTAAGCAAGAAGCTTTGGAGAGGTGGAAGGTTCGTCTTGATGTTGCCAACTATGACCGTCTTAATGCCAGTGAtatcttatccggctatctcagtcatgtacactccagtcgtgattctgagattgagatggtcaagcagcttcaATTGAAGTATGAGGTATGTAGTTTCCGGTTTACgaatattccttcagcccccaagtctgtAGATTATGAGAGAAACAGAATAACCTGTAGACTTACAATATAG